The following proteins are co-located in the Pyrococcus abyssi GE5 genome:
- a CDS encoding nicotinamidase, translating into MPEEALIVVDMQRDFMPGGALPVPEGDKIIPKVNEYIKKFREKGALIVATRDWHPENHISFKERGGPWPKHCVQNTPGAEFVVDLPEDTIIISKATEPDKEAYSGFEGTNLDKILKEKGVKRVYVCGVATEYCVRATALDALKHGFEVYLLRDAVKGIKPEDEEKALKEMEEKGIKIVTL; encoded by the coding sequence ATGCCCGAGGAGGCGTTGATCGTTGTTGACATGCAAAGGGATTTTATGCCAGGTGGAGCTCTTCCGGTTCCCGAAGGAGATAAGATAATTCCAAAGGTCAACGAGTATATAAAGAAATTCAGGGAAAAGGGAGCTTTAATTGTGGCAACGCGCGATTGGCATCCAGAGAACCATATAAGTTTTAAGGAGAGGGGCGGCCCATGGCCAAAGCACTGTGTACAAAATACCCCTGGGGCAGAATTTGTAGTCGATTTACCAGAGGACACGATCATAATCTCCAAGGCAACTGAGCCTGACAAGGAGGCGTATTCAGGGTTTGAGGGGACTAATCTAGACAAGATACTGAAAGAGAAGGGCGTCAAAAGGGTTTACGTATGTGGTGTAGCGACCGAATACTGCGTCCGCGCCACGGCGCTAGATGCTCTCAAGCATGGATTTGAGGTTTACCTTCTTAGGGATGCCGTTAAGGGAATCAAGCCAGAGGATGAAGAAAAGGCCTTAAAAGAGATGGAAGAGAAGGGTATCAAGATTGTGACCCTCTAG
- a CDS encoding AI-2E family transporter: MEVNKVVFSVIVLIILFLALKVIIPFFSPLFFAFITAYILYPVHVKISERFNEKYSAVFLTLLLLLGALILLLILIYTLAPVVNQAYEYLSDIESLTLSIPFIPGDIASSLQETVDKLVEIGKDYLVSITFSVPKYLLQVVVYLTFVYFFLVKRKAIEELLSFRDERLVRIVKRGNVTLQALIRAWLLLNIAKGILMTVGFLAFKVSNVPTAILAGILTVLFSFVPLFEGWMIWLAGAFYLIKNGDILTGLGLAIYGFVLVSPLPDFTIRPKLVAREANFDEVLVLIGMIGGTWGLGLKGLIIGPIVLNVAIEMLREWKIQNKARGSQS, encoded by the coding sequence ATGGAAGTGAATAAGGTAGTATTCTCGGTTATAGTTTTGATAATCCTTTTCTTGGCGCTGAAGGTTATAATCCCGTTTTTCTCTCCATTATTCTTTGCCTTTATTACGGCCTACATTCTCTACCCCGTGCACGTCAAAATCAGCGAGAGGTTTAATGAGAAGTATTCCGCAGTTTTCTTGACCCTTTTGCTATTACTCGGAGCACTTATCTTGTTACTTATCCTCATTTACACGCTTGCCCCCGTAGTTAATCAAGCTTACGAGTATCTAAGCGACATAGAAAGCTTGACCCTTTCGATACCTTTCATACCTGGAGATATAGCAAGTTCCCTCCAAGAAACCGTCGACAAGTTAGTGGAAATTGGAAAAGACTACTTGGTCTCAATTACCTTTTCGGTTCCAAAGTACCTGCTTCAGGTCGTTGTTTACCTAACCTTCGTATACTTCTTTCTAGTTAAGAGGAAGGCAATTGAAGAACTTTTGAGTTTCAGAGATGAAAGGCTAGTTAGGATAGTAAAGAGAGGAAACGTTACGCTTCAAGCTCTTATAAGGGCATGGTTGCTACTTAACATAGCTAAGGGGATATTGATGACCGTGGGGTTCCTAGCGTTCAAGGTCTCAAACGTCCCAACGGCAATCCTGGCTGGAATATTAACCGTCCTCTTTTCATTCGTTCCCCTCTTTGAAGGTTGGATGATATGGCTTGCGGGGGCCTTTTATCTAATAAAAAATGGAGATATACTTACTGGGTTGGGATTGGCAATTTACGGCTTCGTTTTAGTTTCTCCACTTCCTGACTTTACGATTCGACCTAAGCTAGTTGCCAGGGAAGCGAACTTCGATGAGGTTCTAGTTTTAATAGGGATGATAGGAGGAACATGGGGACTCGGACTTAAGGGTCTCATAATAGGCCCAATAGTTCTTAACGTCGCCATAGAGATGTTAAGAGAGTGGAAAATCCAAAACAAAGCTAGAGGGTCACAATCTTGA